A single genomic interval of Euwallacea similis isolate ESF13 chromosome 2, ESF131.1, whole genome shotgun sequence harbors:
- the LOC136417084 gene encoding uncharacterized protein yields MTRIVWVLQLISFVWAYPLQNPFQFVYPLAYPSSTAYLDYNYHGQPLIAPPIQLDISRHNNDQYLQNNVLTGFPQASLPQPTLNIMAELPYTISKQFSVIPMFIVPKDALNLASKASIERPVMMIKSKINGSIECTPAVRMVLERPILVGSLKSDILFPSEVQIINEGIKIPIKIGAVVAPVISETAVSPEAPLSIRVVYAVPTKPIKITITIEQLNDKPENVENTDAVVVPAQEAVVVESESELPPKNVTVTDFPKDEAEPTLVVGGEDVELVNRNPPLFLVPAGIVSSSQPIIHEQIFHNDKESPLLEGLRDPSKIKKK; encoded by the exons ATGACAAGAATA GTATGGGTTTTGCAACTGATCTCCTTCGTTTGGGCCTACCCTTTGCAGAACCCCTTCCAGTTCGTGTACCCACTCGCTTATCCTTCTTCAACGGCTTATCTGGATTACAATTATCATGGTCAACCCCTAATTGCACCCCCAATTCAACTCGACATATCTAGACACAACAATGAccaatatttgcaaaataacGTATTGACTGGTTTCCCGCAAGCATCGCTTCCACAGCCCACATTAAATATTATGGCTGAACTGCCTTATACCATATCTAAACA attttctgtGATACCCATGTTTATCGTTCCTAAAGACGCTTTAAATTTGGCATCAAAAGCGTCCATAGAGCGGCCAGTGATGATGATTAAATCGAAGATCAACGGTTCGATAGAATGCACTCCTGCAGTGAGGATGGTTCTAGAGAGACCTATATTAGTGGGGAGTTTGAAAAGTGATATTCTTTTCCCTTCAGAGGTGCAAATTATAAACGAAGGGATCAAAATTCCTATTAAAATAGGAGCTGTAGTCGCCCCTGTGATATCTGAAACTGCTGTTTCTCCTGAAGCTCCTTTATCCATTCGG gtgGTATATGCTGTGCCGACGAAACCAATAAAGATTACGATAACTATTGAACAATTAAATG aCAAACccgaaaatgttgaaaacacCGACGCCGTAGTAGTACCAGCCCAGGAAGCAGTGGTGGTAGAAAGCGAATCAGAGTTACCACCGAAAAACGTTACTGTAACTGATTTTCCTAAAGATGAAGCAGAACCAACTCTGGTTGTTGGAGGAGAAGATGTTGAATTAG tAAACAGAAACCCTCCACTTTTTTTGGTACCTGCTGGCATAGTATCCTCCAGTCAACCCATTATCCATGAACAAATCTTCCACAACGACAAGGAGTCTCCATTATTGGAGGGCTTAAGAGATCCTAgtaaaatcaaaaagaaataa